The Thermococcus alcaliphilus genome includes the window CTATCTCTTCCCACGGAACTTCAACATAAGTAGTTGGATCCGCTTTGAAAAGAAGGTCACTGTCCTCTATTCCCTGAAATCCTGGAATTGAAGAGCCATCAAAGGATATTCCATCAGTAACTGCTTCTTCATACCTTTCAATTGGAACCTCCATCCCCTTTGGAACCCCGTTTATATCAACAAAAATCAACTGTAAGAATTTAGGTTTGTTTGAATCATGCTTGATAATGGATTTAATTTCGTTCATTTTCACCCCACCTTTTTGATGATATTTTCAGTATTAAACATGCAAGTCTATACAATGTTTATAATATAAGTTTTTCTACTGAACTATTGGCAAAATGTCAAATGATCATAGTCGTATCATATATATGTCTAAAAATCGCTGTGTTGAATGAAGAATTTGACTTATTGTTGTCAAAAATATCCCAAAGAAAGTTTTTTATTCTCCTCTAGAAAGAATACCAACATGCCTAAAGAAGACGAGATAATCCAAAAAGAACTCTCACGGTTAAATTTCCACTTACCCAAAAGCAGAAAGAGCCTCAAAACTCTCCTCGAAGAAGACGACCCTAAAGTACAGCTTAGAGACGGCCAGTTCCATTTTTTTAAGAAAGATGAACTGAAGTATCTTAGCACTTTACTTGATAGCAACGAATACAAGTCTCTTTATCTCCCTATAATACTTGAGATTACTCCGACGTGGCATGGCTACTTTAGGGTTAGGGGAAAAACTGCAGTCAAAGTTATTGAAAAAATACTCGGAACATATGACCTCTTGGAAGAAAAAAGTGAAGTGATACTTCCCCGTTATTTTATTCCAGAAATTCGAAAAAAGTTACCTACAACAACAACCTACGCATTTATAGTAGAGTAAGTCGGAGGGATAAAAATGGATGAAAACAAAATTCTGCTCCATTATTACATGTTCACAATTCCCCAAATAACAGTTTTTGCTGGAGCAATACTGGGTATACTTCTCATTTTACACGTTGATGTGAAGAAAGCACTCGGAATATTTGCTACTTTTTATGGGGTTTTACTTATCATAATAGCTGCACTAGTTAGAAACCAGTTTTCAAAGTTGCCGTTATACCGAATAAGTTTATTGTTTTTTACAATATTCGCACTCTTAGGCATCTTATTGCTTATAATGTGAAACTTTATATTTATCGAATTACAAATTATCTAGGGGAAGAGTTATGAAGAAGCTCATCGCAGCCATCACAACATTATTAGTGTTCTCTTCCTTAGTGTCTTCCCAATACCTATTTTTCTCAACACTGGAAGGCAACATCATTGTAGTCTCTGGGGACTATAGGGAAGGAACCCTTACCATTGTGAACAATGGAGACAGGGAGTTTCAAGTAGTAAGTTATAGGAGATATTACACAGTCGATGAAAACAATAGAGAAGTTTCTGGAATTAAACTTGAGATCTACAAATCCACAGGGGAACTCGTATCTCCCGGAGTTCTATATACATATTGGAAAGCTGGAGAAACAAGAACTTTAAGATACAAGATCTATGTCAATGAAAGTGTAAAACCAGGTAAATATACCCTCTTCATAGTACTTTGGGGATTTTCAGGATCAGGGGAGATAAGCATTATCACGGTTCCCGTTTCGCTTGAGGTTACGGATATCCCACTGATATTTAAAGAAACTGTTGTGCAAATAAAAGGTCGCGGTGCCTTAACTTTTCACGTATTAAATGGAGAAACATTGGAAATACACTCTACAGTTTATAACCTCAAAAATTCCCCTGTGTTTGTAAAAGGAAGTGTATACCTAGAAAGGGATGGGAATCAGTATCTCAAAAAAGACATAGCGGTAAACTTAACTCCGGGAGAAAACTTAGTTCAGGCAAACATTTCAATTCCCTATGAATTTCCTTCTGGCCACTACAAGCTGATATATACCCTTACGTATTCAAAAGGAACATATTTGTTCTCAAAAGATTTCTACATATCCTTTGGAGTTGATCTAGTGGAAATTTCCCTAGAAAAAATCCAAATAATGGAAGATGAGTCAAACACCGTATATCTTACGATATTATCCGAGAGATTTATCCCAGTAAATCTCAGCATTGAAGTGTATGAAGCCAACAATGAGCATATATACAACCAAACCAAGGAGATCACACTTAATAAAGGAAGTAATATTGCGAAAATACACCTACCTCCGCTACCTCCAGGTAACAAGAAAATAATAGGGAAGATATCTTTTGGGGATATAGAACTCGACCAGGGTTCTTCCAGCTACGATGTATTGGCATACCCAAAGATTGAGAAGGTCTCCTACCAAAAGCTTTCTCTAGCTCCAGATAAAGGACAGGTTAAGTTTTTAGTAGAAATCAGTAACAAAAACCCCCACGAGATAAAGGGAATCCTATCCTACAGCTTTTTTGGCACTAACGGTACGATATTAAAAGGCTCCAGAGATCTTGTATTACTTCCAGGGGACAATGAGGTAGAATTTACTGTAGAAGTCCCTCTGGGAGAGATAGGATACGAAATTTCTCTGGAAAGTAGGGGGAAAGAGCAGAAGGTTAATGGAAAATTAAAACTGGAGCTTCCAAGTCCTACAACTACCTCTTCAACTCAAAGCTCTTCTTCATTAACAAGCTCTTCCACCAGCTCCATTCCCCCCAAAGAAACTTCAACAAAATACTATGTTATTGCAATAGCATTGCTTATACTGCTTTTCCTGCTTCTGTTTGGCTACTACTCAAGATCCAAAAAGCCAAGGAGAAAAAGAGAGCGACCCAAACCAAAGAGGAAATCTCCATTAGGTAAGTTCAGGAAACCAAAAAAGCCGGAGGTTAAAGAGTATAGAGAACTACCCAAAAAATGACCAAATCTTTATAATTTCTTTTCTTTAATTTTAACACGGTGAGGGGGCTGGGGCCCTCGGGTATTTGACCCGAGGAAGTTCCGCCCACCGCACCGGGGCCGCGGTGCCGCAAGGCACCTCCCGGAAGGGAGGGCAACGGCGCAGAAATGACACGTCCCTCGGGAAATGTGGATGAAAGCGGTGAAGGTTCCCGGCGACGGGAGCCGAGTTAACCCGCAGACAATCCCGAGGGGAGCGGTGAAACGGCCGTCCCGCGGGGTGCAAGGCCAAGATAGGGGCTATGAGTTCCCGGTGTGAGCCCCGTGGTAGGCCGCTCAGTCGAATGCCCCTTAATACAGAAGGCGGGCTATAGCCCCCTCACCTCATTTTTAAATCCAAAATAGAAGCCATCAAAATTAGGGTTCCTCCAATTATTGTTCTTGCAGTGGGCACTTCTCCAAGAATTAGCAGTGCATAGACAACTGCACTCAAAGGATCGATATAGCTTAAAAGGGCTGCCTCATTTGCTTCTACTTCCTTAAGACCATCCATATAAATTAGGAGAGCAAATGCAGTATGAACTATCGCAATAATCCCAACAACAGATAAGGAGTAAGTAGAGACCTTTAATCCATCAAAAAACCCTACTAACGGAAAAAGAACTAACATAGCAAAAAAGAGCTGAAAAAACGTTAAATATGAGCTTTCGATGTCCTTTAGGTATCTGCCTAAGATAGTTACACCGGCATAAAATAAAGCTCCTAAAAATGCAAAAATTATTCCCAGAAAATCTTTGCTTTTAAGGGAAATCTCCCCTTGTATTCCTATTATAAACGCTCCTAGAAAGGCTATTAATATAAGAATAACTCTTTTTATTGTTATATCCTCTTTAAGAAATGTCGCGGACAGTATAACAACTATTACCGGAGCTAAATAATAAATGAGTGTTGCTTTTGCAATGTCCGTGTACAAAACGGCCGAAAAGAAAAACACCCAGTTTAATCCAAGCACGGCTCCTAATAGAAATACCAAATGCACTTTGGGTTTTATTTTTGAGAACGCTTTTTTGATCCATCTAGAATCATTAAGAGTATAGAAAAACAAAAAGATAAAGCTACCTAAAAGCACCCTATAAAACGCCAATTTTAAGCCGTTTAGATTTGAATACCTAGCAAAAATTCCCACACTTCCCCATATAGCCATAGAGACTATTATTTTAGCCCGTCCGGAGATCATAAATTGTCCCCCGTACTCTCCTTCCATACCTCGTACGCTTCTTTGACCTCTTTTTCTCTAAACTTAGGAACGGCATTTTTAAAGGGATCAAAGGACTCTAGATCTTTCTCACGGTTCCCTATATATGTGGCAATGAGACCTACCTTCGAATGAAGAGAGGAAGGCAAACGAAGAATCCTCTTTACGTCAACAGTTACCCTCCCATCAAAATATGCTTTTGAAAATGTTGTAGATAAACTAAACAATCTTAAAAGGGTCTTGTATCCAACCCCCTGTGGAAAGGCTGTCAATAGGGCTTTTCTTGCAAAATTCTCATAGATCTCATCCCTGTTCTCCATTATCATGCTGATTTGTTTCTTATTCAGACCAATATTCCTTAGATGGTACTCAGAGATTCTCTTAATAAAATAACCAAACCTCAATCTAAAGACCCTATAATAGCCCGAAGACAACAATATTTTTCTTTCCTGAATATCTTCGAAAGTAATTTCTTCAGCACTGGAAATATAGCTCAAAATTCTTTCTCTAGCTTTTGAATCTAATTCAAGAGCCCAATCATCTAAAACCCTAATATGATAGCCTCTCCCAGAATAAACAACATGGATGTTCTCAAATCCAAAGTCTTCTCTTAGAATAACGAGAGTGTCCTTGGCTAATTCCTTGGCATCTTCAAGACATATCGGGCATACCATTCCCGCTTCGTGATTACACCTCTTCAAGGGAAGATCCTTTGCATCTATGTCAAAAACCAGTTCCGCCCCGAGCCAGCCACTCATATTTTTTGGATCACTATACAGTGCCACGCTAGAATAGATTGAATAGGGAGCCGTAATTTTTACATAATCTTCCAGGTCTTTAACATCTTGAAATACATTTTTTCTGTCATTGGGGCCTTCACCGGTATGATCGAATCCGAACTCCCTATTTTCCAAGGTATCCAAAATAAACTTTGGGATTTTCTTTGAGTCCCATTCTTTTGAATAGTACTTTACCCTCTCCTCTTTGCTGACTTCCCTAAATAGAGTGCTCATTCTCTTCACCTTCACTCTTTTTCTTACTCAAATACAGCCTCCTGAGGTAGTAGGTCAATGGATTTTTGATGTACCTACAGTCTTTATCTGGCTTGCAGAGCTGAGGAGCACTAGAGCGTATTTTTTCACAATTAGGGGGGAAATACCATGTTGAATTTCCACTGTCCTCTAAACTCGGCTCCAGTGTATAACCAAAACCTAGGTGATACCATATGTTCTTAATCTCATTCGGCTGATCCTGAAAGAGGGGCGGCTTACATCTATTGCCTGCCTGAATTATCAAAGGTAGAATCTCTTCTTTTATTACCTTTAGATCCTTAACGCAGTCTTTTACTTTAACGTCCCTTTTAGGAGGGTTAGGGCATATTCTAGCATAGCTCAAGAAGGAAGTCAGCAATACAGTTATAGCATAGTTCCTCAATCCGCTTGGAACTCCACCTAGGGCTATTTTAACACATGGAGGAAAGAGATCAAAACGCAAAGGCTGAGCTGTGGTGCTGAATTTCTCAACTCTCTCTTTAAAGTATTCCCGAGCAAGCTCACTTAGCCTAGAATAAAGTTCTACGTAATAGTGAGGCAACTCTTCTCTAATATCATAAAGAATGTTAACAGCTTTTTCGAGGTTTTTCTCAAAGCTCTTCTTCCATAGCTCAATCACTTGCGCTTTATTTAAATACACATACCCATTTCTTATGTAAAAATCTTTAAGAGACCCTTCATTCAAGGAAAGAAATTCTTTCAGAGGTATCTTGTACTTGAGGATTATTTTATCCTTTTCTTCGGGGGGCAATTCTTCATGGAGGATTTTTTCAATTATTGTCTTATCCCTCTTTGGAATCTCATTTTCTGATGGTTTTTCTAATGGAAGTGCGAGCTCCTCAAAGTTCTCTGATAATGCTATCTTTGTTAGATATATCTTCAAGTTTGCCTCTTTAACCAGTTCCATCTCCACACCATAGGGAGAAAATGCCAAAGCGCCTAAAAGAGCATAAAAGCTTATCAAATCCTTCCAATCATTCAAAGTTAACAGATAATCTGGGATTCTACCAGTATTCACCCACCGAACTCTTTCTAGAGCCAATTCTATGTCCAGATAGTTGGGAATAATCTCAAGTAGCTCGTTAATGGTATCAAATTCATTCAACAACTCTTGGGCTCGTCTCCCGAATGGATCTAACATTGGCTCACCTTTTAGAATACTGTCCGTTTCACAATAAAACTCTTTTGTTGGTAAATCATCGTAAAGGTTTATCAACTTGTTAGAAATTTTACAATGTCATAGGCATAGGCAGGCATGAATATCCAAAAACCTTATATTTTAAAGGGTAGTAAATTTAATAGACGAATAAAGAGTGTGAAGTATGCTAATAAGGGTGATTCACTATGATAGACGATTTTTCCAGGAGAAGGGTAAAAAGCGGAATCCCAGGATTTGATGATTTAATTGGAGGGGGATTCTCCGAAGAATCAACTGTCCTTATCACAGGTAGCACCGGAACCGGAAAAACTACTTTTGTAGCTCAATATATATACAAAGGCGCAGAAGAATATGGAGAGCCGGGAGTTTTAGTAACCTTGGAAGAGAGAGCAAAGGATATCAGGAGAGAAATGGCACAGTTTGGATGGGACTTCAAAAAATACGAAAAGGAAGGATTAATAGCAATTGTAGATGGTGTTAGTGCAATTTCTGGAATACCTTCCGAAGAGAGATTTGTTTTGGAAGATAGGATTAACGTAGATAACTTTTTGAGATACATATATCGGGTCGTTAAGGCAATAAACGCGAAGAGACTTGCTATCGATTCTATCCCCTCTATAGCCTTTAGACTTCAGGACGAGAGAGACATTAGGGGAGTTCTCCTAAAGTTAAACACAATTCTTCTCGAGATGGGCGTCACAACGCTCCTCACTACAGAGGCACCAGATCCAAAAGCTGGAAGAATAAGCAGGTATGGAATAGAGGAATATATTGCAAAAGGTGTTGTTATTCTCGATCTTCAAGAGAAAAATATAGAGCTTAAACGTTATCTTCTAATCAGAAAAATGAGGGGAACCAGGCATTCTATGAGAAAGTATCCTTTTGAGATAACCAATCGTGGAGTTGTTGTATATCCCAGTGGTGAAATCTATTGAAAGGAGGGGCTACATTGAATCTAGAGTTAGGTTTTTCACCCCAAGGAGAAATAGAAGAAAGGGTAGAACGAGTTCCCACAGGTATAATCGACTCCTTATTGATGGGGGGAATACCAAAAGGCAGTGTTGTTTTGTTAATTGGAGATCCAAAATCAGGTAAAACTACTTTTATAACCCAGTTTATGTATAATCAGCTTATCTCTGGGGCGAATGTTATAGGGCTTCTCGTTGATGTTTCCAGATATGAATTCATAAGCAATGCACTAGATTTTGGATGGGGATTAATGGGATATTTAAATGACAAGCTCTATATCCTCGATGCGTACACCCAAAGACTACGGGGTGGGCCAAAATTCTCATTTACGGAGGAGGTAATACCAGATATTAGGGATACTTCCCAAGTAATAGACGTTATAAAAGATTTAACCACCAAGATAATTCTAAACAATCCCCATGTTGATAATCCTCCAGTAATTGGAGCAGTTTCGTCTTTAACCCCTATGTTCTTTGAAACCGAAGAGAAGCAAATATATAAGTTCTTGGAGGATTTAAAAGCATTCGCCCATAAAAACAAGCAAGTGTGGATACTAGAAATGAACTCAGGAGTAGAGGAGCCCCACGTTGAAACAATAATTAAGGCAATAGTGGATGGAATTATAGAGATGAAGTTATTTGAGGAAGGAAAGACTTTGAGAAGGTATTTAAGAGTCTACGGAATGAGAAGAACACGTCATGTGCTTTCTTGGATTCCTTATGAGATAACAGAGAAAGGAATTGTACTGCAGAACCAAAATTTGTAGGCACTATTTGAATACCCCCTCATCCATAAAATTTTTTAACCCTATCCTCATTACTATCAATCATGATTAAAATAACAAAACTTGAGATAGTTTTAATAGCAACCTCTATTCTCTCTATTTTGTTACTTTACCTAATAGGAGCAGAGGCTAGCAGTCCAGTATCATTAGAAAAAGCAGAGAAAGGCAACCTAATAAACTTTACAGGCATTTGTGTTTACTCGCAAAAGGACTTTAGTGTCCTATACAATAGAAACGACACGATCATCCTATACAAGACTCTGAAAATGGACAAAAGTTACAAAGTTATAGGTAAACTCCTTGATGAATCAAAACGCACTGTAGAAGCTTTAGAAATACATGAGGTTCCTCATAATGCCTTGAACTTAGAGTCACTTGAAGGAGCATTCTGGAAAGATTCCTCGTGTTATATTTTAACACCTCAGAGAATCAAACTAAGCAAGTGCTTAAATGTCACCAAAGGAGAAAAGGTCAAGGTTTATGGGCTTTTCTATGGAGATAGGTTCCATGTTGTTGATTACATCCCTAAGGGGCTTTTGAAAATGCCCGTAAATGGAATGCCCTTTAGAATTAGAGGAGTTGTAATTCGAAATATAACTCCGACAACAATATGGAACGGAAGTGAGGAAATTAATGCATACCTACCCTACAAAACCAAGCTAGAACTTGGCGATGAAGTTGAGATAACGGGAATTGCAAGGCTTTACTCCACACTCACTATCTATGTCAATTCTCCCAGCGATGTAAAAGTCATTGGAAAGGCAAAGACTGTGCCTGTTGGAAAAGAGACAATTGGGGAGATAGCACATGGAGTGTGCCAGGTCACAAAAGATGGTATTGCCTTAGGCCTAAACTGTACAGAACTGAAACTGTATGGATTCTCGGCTGACTTTGGGGACATCATAGAGTTCTACAGCATAAGAAGGAAAAATTCCTTATATTGTATCAGATGTATGATCAAAATTCCGAGAGAAGAGCTCCCAAATTCAATTTGTAATCCAATCTCTGGCATTCCACTAAAAATACAGGGAAAAGTGGCATGGATAAAAAGATATAAAAACGGATTTGGGCTCGCTAACGTTACCAACGAAAACTGCTGGATACTAGTTAAGTTACCTAAATCTCTAGGAGTCCATCCTGAAGTCAATGAAACACTTACAGCTTTTGGTTTCTATACTACATATCGGGGAGCACCTGCTTTTGAAATACCCTCAAGGGATGACGTATGCTTAGGTGGGTCATGTTAGGTATTTTATTTGGTACAATAACAGGCATTACACCGGCTTTGCATGTTAACACCCTAGCTTCTATTGTTGGAAGTTTTCTGACTTCTTCAGGAGACTTTTCGTATGTGGTACTCCTTTATTCAATGGGGTTAACGCACACGTTCTTGGATGCATTTCCATCAACATTCTTTGGCATTCCAGAAGAAGAAACAGCAATAAGTGTTCTTCCAGCCCACAAACTTGCTCTTCAAGGGCGAGGTCTTGAAGTTATAAACATATCTTTAAAAGCGAGTCTTTTAGCTGCAATATTCTCTGTTCTTCTAGCATTTCCCTACGTTTTATTGGCAAAACATTACACAACTTTTCTTGGGAAGGTTGCTGTGTTTCTACTAGCCTTCTTTCTCATAATCACCGAAAAAGGTGTGAAACGGATATATGCCCTTCTAATTTTTATCCTTTCTGGAATCTTTGGGCTTGTTGTTGATAGGCTTTCTCTTAGAGAGCCATATTTTCATGTTTTTGTTGGACTATTTGGAGTTCCTGCAATATTATTTTCCCTGAATAATAGCCAAAAGATTGAGATAGAGGACTCAAAAATTCAGATGCCAAAAAAGAAGTTTTTAAAATTCTCATTTATTGGAACATTTTTTGGAATGTTAGCTTCGCTTTTACCAACCTTCACATCCTCTCAAGCTGCGCTCTTAGGGAGTTTTCTCTCAAAAGATGAACGTACATTTTTAACAATAGCATTCTCAGTCAACACATCAAATTTCATTTTCAGTCTCATAAATTTTTACGCAACTGGAAAAACCAGAAACGGTATCTTAGTTTTAATTAAAGATACTTACTACCCTCTAAGCTCTGAAGAGCTACTAATTCTGCTGCTTGTAACTGTAATAACCAGCAATATTGCCAATCTCTACGGTGTAAGGCTCTCAAAGATAATTGGAAGGGCAATATCAAAAATCAACTATACAACACTAAATTCAGGAGTGCTACTTTTTATAATAGCCGCATCTCTTTACTTCGACGGGCTACTTGGATTAATGGTCCTTTTAACAGCCACAATAATAGGCCTCAGTGCCACTATTTTTAAAATAAAGCGGACGATCTGTATGGGCGTTTTAATGCTTAAGATAATGGTAAGTTAAACTAGAAAAAAGTTAAAAGAACTAAAGCTCTTCCTTCTTCTCCTTTAATATCTTCTGGAATTCATTGTAATCAGTAACAACCTTAACTCCTTCAAGTGTCTCGAAATATGCTTTCTTGATTTTAATCCTCCTAACATCAGTGTATTTCATCTCTGGAGGATCGTATGAACCCGGCTCAACAACTTCGTCTTCTATCACATACGTTTTAATGTCGGGTTGCCCTATATACTTCCAAACTTCATAAAAAACCTCTGGAGCTAAATGTATTTCTCCATCCACTTCTGTATAGTCTGCCCCAATTGCATCCAGAAACTCTTTTATTACTTCTAAGTTCATAGAACTCACCCAATAGAATATATAGGGGTCAATGGTTAAATACCTATCGCCTTAACTTTGGAAGGGTGAGAAAAATGAGTAAAGTGTATGTTGATGCTCAAGCCTACAGAGCAATTGAAAAGGGAGCAATGATTGTTTTTAAAAAAGGTGTGATAAGAACAGAAGGCGAGATTAAACCGGGAGACATAGTGGAGGTTTATTCTCGAGGAGGGAAATTCTTAGGAAAAGGATTTGTCAATCCAAACTCAAATATAATGGTTCGACTAATTACAAAGGATAGAGATGTAGAGATAAACAAAGAATTGTTCAAGGAGCGCATAAGAAAGGCAAACGAATACAGAAAAAAGGTTTTAGGGTACGACAAGGCATATAGAATGGTTTACGGAGAAGCGGACTATCTGCCAGGTTTGATTGTGGATAGATTTAACGATATAGCATCTCTCCAGATTTCAAGCGCTGGAATGGAGCGGTTTAAGCTTGATGTTGCAGAAGCGATCCTTGAAGTAGAACCCGAAATCGAAACGGTTTTTGAGAAAAATACCGGAAGGTCAAGAAGAAGAGAAGGCTTACCGGAGATAGAGCGAGTCTTGCTTGGAAAAGAAAAATACCGCACGATTATCGAGGAAGGAAAAGCTAAGTTCATCGTGGATATGAGGGGCCAAAAAACCGGATTCTTTTTGGATCAAAGGGAGAATAGGATTGCCCTAGAAAAGTACATCAAAGGCGGAGAGAAGGTGCTTGATGTGTTCACATACACAGGAGGTTTTGCAATTCATGCTGCAGTTGCAGGGGCGGAGAAGGTTATTGCAGTTGATAAGTCTCCATCAGCAATAGAACAAGCAAAAGAAAACGCCAAGCTTAACGGTGTTGAAGATAAAATGGAGTTTATTGTTGGATCAGCATTTGGAGTTATGGAAAAACTACAGAAAAAAGGAGAAAAATTCGACATTGTAGTTCTAGACCCTCCTGCGTTTGTTCAGCATGAGAAAGATCTCAAAAGAGGTCTCAGAGCATACTTCAACGTAAATTATCAAGGATTAAAGCTCGTTAAAGACGGAGGTATATTAGTCACAGCTTCATGCTCCCAGCATGTTGATATGCAGATGTTTAAGGATATGATAATAGCAGCTGCGGCAAAAGCAGGGAAGTTCTTAAAGCTCATTGAACCCTACAGAACTCAGGCACCAGATCACCCAATACTAATGGCTTCAAAAGATACTGAATATCTAAAGTGTTTGTTCCTATACGTGGAAGAGATGAAATGAAATCTTTTTATTTTTGGCATCAGACCGTGGGCGTATCTTCATTGAGCATCTCAGTGGAGGTGCTTTCTCTTCATCTGCCGTATGAATTCTAAAATCCTTCAATATAAGCTTATCGTTTAAAGAATATCAGCGAGTGTCTATATCTAGTCCCCACTTTAAATCGTATATCCTGAACAAAATAACCAATGCGCTCTCCTTCTAAAATTATACTTCTCAACAAACTCTGTTTATCAGGGAGAAAAAGCGCAACCTTCCCGTTTTCCTCTAAATATTGCCATCCTTCTTTAAGAATTTTTATAGAAAAAGCCTCTCCATATTTACCCCCACCAACACCCTCCCTCTCCGTAAGAACACCTTTTGTGGGTTTTTCGTAATATGGAGGTGCAGAGAATATCACATCAAATTTTTCTCCTTTTGATATCAAACCCTCAATAATTTCCCCGTTGCTCTTTATCAGTTTTACTTTGGATTTATTTTGCTCGATATTTCTCCTAGCGTACTCAAAAAACTCATCATCTACTTCAGTTGCCCATACCTCGCAGTTAAAGAGTTTGTCTGCCATGATCGCCATTAAGGCAGAATGTCCAGTTCCTACCTCCAGAACTTTTTCTCCACCCCTTAGGAAAGTCTTTAGGAAGATGAAACGAGAAATCGGCGTTGTGATAAGCCCTCTGGGGTGATATTCAACTTCAATGCCAAAAACTGCCTTTGCAATCGCTTTGTTATATAATATTCTCGCCCTCCTGTTTGATAAATCTAATCTGCCCTTTTTATCAAGGTATCTTTCAAGCTCAGGGAAGATTTTAATTGCTTCCCTAACCGGCAGTCCGAGTCTCCTATCTTTCCATGAAGGCATGGAAGAAAGTTGGAAAAAGTATTTAAAAGCTCACCCCTTTGGGTTTGCGAGTCTTCCCATAAAGAGTATTGTATCACTTTCCCTGTCGTAAATAAGGAAGATGAACGGGTGGTCAGCCTTGAAGACTTTGGGTTTCTCAACCCCCGATGGAGCCGCCAACGTTAGTGTAACGGCGGTCGCCGCGGCCGCCTCCGTTCCGTTCTCAGCGACGCTTATGAAGCTCTTGTGGATGACTTCGCTTATCGCCAGGTTTCCATCATTAGAGATTCCCTCAAAGTCCGGTACCAGGAAGGCACTCTTCATTCCCATGTCCATGAGAACGTCTCTGAGCTTATACGAAGCCTCGAACCTGAACTTCGGCAGTGCAACTTTTACCTTTTCCTCATGCATGTTTTCCAGTATGTTCTCTACGAATTGAACGCTCAGGTTGCCTTCCACCTTTTCAAACTTCCCCTTCCTAGGCAGAATTATCAGCATGCTCAGTCTTTCGCCCTCGTAGGGAAGTTCGAGGGCCTGAAGGTCGTCGTTTTCGAAGTAGGGAAATCTTCCAGTCTGGTGCATCATAGGGACGATGACGGTCTCGTTGGGCGCGTGAAAGGTTTCATTTCTCGTGTTGCTTGCCTCAAACCTGCTGGACCAGTTTGCCTTGAAATAAATCGCGTTCGTTATCACGAGCCTCCTCATGGGGCTTAAGTCTGATACGATGTTCCTAATCCTGCCACTCGTCTGGTTCTCCACCCATGCGTTTATCTCCTTTGCAGCCCCCTGCGGGTCACCCTGGAAGTCGACCTCCCTAGCCTCCCCAAGGTAGAACTCCCCTACAACCCAGAGGTACTTTTCACTTATTGGGTGGTCCCTCTGAACCCAGAGGGCGTTGGCGCTCCTGA containing:
- a CDS encoding tripartite tricarboxylate transporter permease translates to MLRWVMLGILFGTITGITPALHVNTLASIVGSFLTSSGDFSYVVLLYSMGLTHTFLDAFPSTFFGIPEEETAISVLPAHKLALQGRGLEVINISLKASLLAAIFSVLLAFPYVLLAKHYTTFLGKVAVFLLAFFLIITEKGVKRIYALLIFILSGIFGLVVDRLSLREPYFHVFVGLFGVPAILFSLNNSQKIEIEDSKIQMPKKKFLKFSFIGTFFGMLASLLPTFTSSQAALLGSFLSKDERTFLTIAFSVNTSNFIFSLINFYATGKTRNGILVLIKDTYYPLSSEELLILLLVTVITSNIANLYGVRLSKIIGRAISKINYTTLNSGVLLFIIAASLYFDGLLGLMVLLTATIIGLSATIFKIKRTICMGVLMLKIMVS
- a CDS encoding DUF5748 family protein; this encodes MNLEVIKEFLDAIGADYTEVDGEIHLAPEVFYEVWKYIGQPDIKTYVIEDEVVEPGSYDPPEMKYTDVRRIKIKKAYFETLEGVKVVTDYNEFQKILKEKKEEL
- a CDS encoding class I SAM-dependent rRNA methyltransferase, producing the protein MSKVYVDAQAYRAIEKGAMIVFKKGVIRTEGEIKPGDIVEVYSRGGKFLGKGFVNPNSNIMVRLITKDRDVEINKELFKERIRKANEYRKKVLGYDKAYRMVYGEADYLPGLIVDRFNDIASLQISSAGMERFKLDVAEAILEVEPEIETVFEKNTGRSRRREGLPEIERVLLGKEKYRTIIEEGKAKFIVDMRGQKTGFFLDQRENRIALEKYIKGGEKVLDVFTYTGGFAIHAAVAGAEKVIAVDKSPSAIEQAKENAKLNGVEDKMEFIVGSAFGVMEKLQKKGEKFDIVVLDPPAFVQHEKDLKRGLRAYFNVNYQGLKLVKDGGILVTASCSQHVDMQMFKDMIIAAAAKAGKFLKLIEPYRTQAPDHPILMASKDTEYLKCLFLYVEEMK
- a CDS encoding RlmF-related methyltransferase; protein product: MPSWKDRRLGLPVREAIKIFPELERYLDKKGRLDLSNRRARILYNKAIAKAVFGIEVEYHPRGLITTPISRFIFLKTFLRGGEKVLEVGTGHSALMAIMADKLFNCEVWATEVDDEFFEYARRNIEQNKSKVKLIKSNGEIIEGLISKGEKFDVIFSAPPYYEKPTKGVLTEREGVGGGKYGEAFSIKILKEGWQYLEENGKVALFLPDKQSLLRSIILEGERIGYFVQDIRFKVGTRYRHSLIFFKR
- a CDS encoding serpin family protein: MRRMVLPIIVLLVLISGCLGDVRYPHSTSSPVVSHSTEPHFTPPMTKYDVLKEGQEDPIVEAVNSFAFDLYKELAKDEGNLFFSPFSIETALAMAYEGASGKTAEEMERVLYLPEDNDTRWVGFRYLILSLKSPEGSSFILRSANALWVQRDHPISEKYLWVVGEFYLGEAREVDFQGDPQGAAKEINAWVENQTSGRIRNIVSDLSPMRRLVITNAIYFKANWSSRFEASNTRNETFHAPNETVIVPMMHQTGRFPYFENDDLQALELPYEGERLSMLIILPRKGKFEKVEGNLSVQFVENILENMHEEKVKVALPKFRFEASYKLRDVLMDMGMKSAFLVPDFEGISNDGNLAISEVIHKSFISVAENGTEAAAATAVTLTLAAPSGVEKPKVFKADHPFIFLIYDRESDTILFMGRLANPKG